A portion of the Punica granatum isolate Tunisia-2019 chromosome 7, ASM765513v2, whole genome shotgun sequence genome contains these proteins:
- the LOC116214918 gene encoding GRAS family protein RAM1-like produces the protein MSIETPIPSSIRNITEIGEPKSNCSVREGIVDSLCGSMGILRSEGSSSCNKMPQEHHEPSSPTESSSISKSTKNKIKESSMGTGSSNSMMSLTPPSLSFPSHKLQLPDEDIEIQSPTSALLESLLSDQLDGDFMISSPVRTTLPSPPQNPTSYNYAFNNSHAVSSFSPPRFSSLGFLGNNKGKGMSPLHRVYNSPNNNSYMQMDQSSSLALPAIEDLLEEYQKDEYGGAYSHCFDMPDAASASLDGLHIGSSSSSSAFCTGSRTEQPSSRISRLSQEGDMYQMSSVTANAAVTASTGSASLSQQLQQERHQEKQLQEQNVNNLMGPPVPMGLEQEQDSGLQLVHLLLACAEAVSKEDFMLARKYLHHLSRVVSPLGDSMQRVASCFTEALSARLTATLATRPTSSAGGSAFSSALKPPPFSPFPPNSIEILKIYQILYQACPYIKFAHFTANQAIFEAIEFEERVHVIDLDILQGYQWPAFMQALAARPGGAPFLRITGVGPNLDSVRETGRCLTELAHSLHIPFEFHPVGEQLEDLRPHMLHRRVGEALAVNSVSRLHRVPGHCLGPLLAMIRDQAPNIVTLVEQEASHNGPYFLSRFLEALHFYSAIFDSLDATFPPDSSQRAKVEQYIFAPEILNIVAHEGAERTARHERLDKWRKIMEGKGFKGIPLSGNAVTQSKILLGLYSCDGYRLTEDKGCLLLGWQDRAIIAASAWRC, from the exons ATGAGCATTGAAACACCCATCCCATCAAGCATTAGGAATATTACTGAGATTGGAGAACCCAAATCAAATTGTTCTGTAAGAGAGGGAATTGTCGATTCCCTTTGTGGAAGCATGGGAATTCTGAGGAGTGAAGGCTCATCATCATGCAACAAAATGCCACAAGAACATCATGAACCTTCTTCCCCGACCGAGTCCTCGTCAATCTCCAAATCCACCAAGAACAAGATCAAAGAATCTTCAATGGGCACCGGCAGCAGCAACAGCATGATGAGCCTGACCCCGCCGAGCCTCAGCTTCCCCTCCCACAAGCTCCAGCTGCCCGACGAGGACATCGAGATCCAGTCCCCGACGAGCGCCCTCCTCGAGTCCCTCCTCTCGGACCAGCTAGACGGGGACTTCATGATCTCATCCCCCGTCAGGACCACCCTCCCTTCTCCCCCTCAGAATCCAACCTCCTACAACTACGCCTTCAACAACTCCCACGCCGTCTCGAGCTTCTCCCCTCCTCGGTTCTCCTCCCTTGGGTTCCTTGGGAATAACAAGGGCAAGGGCATGAGCCCTCTCCATAGAGTGTACAACTCTCCTAACAATAACAGCTATATGCAGATGGATCAGAGCAGTAGTCTCGCCCTGCCGGCTATCGAGGACCTGCTCGAGGAGTATCAGAAGGACGAGTACGGCGGGGCCTACTCCCACTGCTTTGATATGCCGGATGCAGCCTCCGCCTCGCTTGATGGGCTGCATATTGGGAGCTCATCTTCCTCAAGCGCATTCTGTACTGGTTCCAGGACGGAGCAGCCATCCTCCCGCATCTCGAGGCTGAGCCAGGAGGGCGACATGTACCAGATGAGCTCTGTCACTGCTAATGCAGCCGTTACTGCAAGCACGGGGTCGGCATCTTTGTCGCAACAGTTGCAACAGGAGAGGCACCAGGAGAAGCAGCTTCAAGAACAAAACGTTAACAATTTGATGGGACCGCCAGTTCCTATGGGCTTAGAGCAG gaacaAGACAGTGGTCTTCAACTAGTGCACCTCCTCCTCGCCTGTGCCGAGGCAGTGTCCAAAGAGGACTTCATGCTGGCCCGGAAGTACCTCCACCACCTCAGCCGTGTGGTGAGTCCCCTCGGAGACTCCATGCAGCGTGTAGCCTCGTGTTTCACGGAGGCCTTAAGCGCCCGCCTCACAGCCACACTAGCCACCCGCCCAACCTCCTCCGCAGGCGGCAGCGCATTCTCCTCTGCCCTGAAACCACCGCCCTTCTCCCCCTTCCCCCCTAACTCGATAGAGATTCTCAAAATCTACCAGATCCTTTACCAGGCATGCCCTTACATAAAGTTTGCTCACTTCACTGCGAACCAGGCCATCTTTGAGGCCATTGAATTCGAGGAGCGGGTCCATGTGATTGACCTTGACATCCTCCAGGGCTACCAATGGCCAGCCTTTATGCAGGCACTGGCCGCAAGGCCAGGAGGTGCTCCGTTCCTCCGAATTACCGGCGTGGGTCCAAACCTCGACTCTGTGAGAGAGACAGGCCGGTGTCTGACTGAGCTGGCCCACTCCCTTCACATCCCGTTTGAGTTCCACCCGGTAGGAGAGCAGTTGGAGGACTTGAGGCCGCACATGCTCCACCGGCGGGTTGGGGAGGCGCTGGCTGTGAACTCGGTGAGCAGGCTCCACCGTGTCCCGGGCCACTGCCTGGGGCCCCTGCTCGCCATGATACGGGATCAGGCCCCGAACATCGTGACACTGGTGGAGCAGGAGGCTAGCCACAACGGGCCCTACTTCCTGAGCCGGTTCCTCGAGGCCCTTCACTTCTACTCGGCTATCTTCGACTCACTCGATGCCACCTTCCCACCTGATTCGTCCCAGAGAGCCAAGGTCGAGCAGTACATCTTTGCGCCAGAGATACTCAACATCGTAGCCCACGAGGGAGCCGAGAGGACAGCCAGGCACGAGCGGCTCGACAAGTGGAGGAAGATAATGGAGGGGAAAGGGTTCAAGGGGATCCCCCTCAGCGGGAACGCCGTGACGCAGTCGAAGATACTATTGGGACTGTATTCATGCGACGGCTACAGGTTGACAGAAGACAAGGGCTGCTTGCTCTTAGGGTGGCAAGATAGAGCCATCATCGCTGCCTCTGCATGGAGATGCTGA
- the LOC116215171 gene encoding uncharacterized protein LOC116215171 → MNHRGHHHRRHSLMLLLFVSGCFVVLQWLPMEAEAKANHNDNNYSRITVMGIVYCDICSNNTFSKHSYFLPDVEVKIDCKFKANSPKTTEEVLFSARRSTNKYGVYKLDIPAMDGIECARDSAIVSSCQASLMWTPSSSCNVPGYRTTSDEIAVKSKRANLCIYSLNALNYRPSKRDINLCGH, encoded by the exons atgaATCATCGCGGCCATCATCATCGTCGTCATTCACTGATGCTGCTGCTGTTCGTGTCCGGTTGCTTCGTCGTGCTCCAATGGCTTCCTATGGAGGCCGAAGCGAAGGCCAACCACAATGACAACAACTACTCCCGCATTACTGTCATGGGCATTGTCTACTGTGACATCTGCTCCAACAACACCTTCTCCAAGCACAGCTACTTCCTACCAG ATGTGGAAGTGAAGATAGACTGCAAGTTCAAAGCCAACTCCCCAAAGACGACCGAGGAGGTGTTGTTCTCTGCGAGGAGGAGCACCAACAAATACGGAGTCTACAAACTTGACATTCCTGCCATGGATGGGATCGAGTGTGCTCGGGACTCAGCCATCGTTTCCTCCTGTCAAGCAAGCCTGATGTGGACCCCTTCCTCTTCCTGCAACGTCCCGGGCTACAGGACCACGTCCGATGAGATAGCGGTCAAGTCAAAGAGAGCCAATCTCTGCATCTATAGCCTCAATGCTCTCAACTACCGGCCCTCAAAGAGAGATATCAACCTCTGCGGACATTAA
- the LOC116215170 gene encoding 60S ribosomal protein L7a-1, protein MAPKRGGKAPVSAKKKQEKVTNPLFEKRPKQFGIGGALPPKRDLTRFVKFPKTVQIQRKRRILKQRLKVPPTLNQFTKTLDKNLATNLFKMLLKYRPEDKAAKKERLLAEAKAKAEGKPYESKSKPIVVKYGLNHVTYLIEQNKAQLVVIAHDVDPIELVVWLPALCRKMEVPYCIVKGKARLGTIVHKKTASVLCLTTVKNEDKMEFSRILEAIKANFNDKYDEYRKKWGGGIMGSKSQAKTKAKERLLAKEAAQRMS, encoded by the exons ATG GCTCCCAAGCGAGGCGGCAAGGCTCCGGTCTCTGCTAAGAAGAAGCAG GAGAAGGTGACGAATCCCTTGTTTGAAAAGAGGCCAAAGCAATTTGGAATCGGAGGGGCTCTGCCTCCAAAGAGGGACTTGACCCGATTCGTCAAATTCCCCAAGACTGTTCAGATccagaggaagaggaggattCTGAAGCAGAGGTTGAAGGTCCCACCTACTCTTAACCAGTTCACAAAGACACTGGATAAGAACCTCG CCACAAACCTATTCAAAATGCTTCTGAAGTACAGACCGGAAGATAAAGCTGCAAAGAAAGAGCGGCTCCTGGCTGAGGCTAAGGCTAAGGCAGAAGGAAAGCCTTATGAGTCCAAGTCAAAGCCAATTGTTGTGAAATATGGCCTTAACCATGTGACGTATCTCATTGAGCAG AACAAGGCGCAGCTGGTTGTCATTGCCCATGACGTGGACCCAATAGAGCTTGTTGTTTGGCTTCCAGCACTTTGCAGAAAGATGGAAGTCCCATACTGCATTGTGAAGGGCAAGGCTCGCTTGGGCACG ATTGTCCACAAGAAAACTGCCTCTGTTTTGTGCCTGACCACGGTGAAGAACGAGGACAAAATGGAGTTCAGCAGAATCTTGGAGGCAATTAAA GCCAATTTCAACGACAAGTATGATGAGTACAGGAAGAAGTGGGGCGGTGGAATTATGGGTTCGAAATCTCAGGCCAAGACCAAGGCCAAGGAGAGGCTTCTTGCTAAGGAAGCTGCTCAGAGGATGAGTTAG
- the LOC116213308 gene encoding glutaredoxin-C5-like codes for MHYQTELWASTYLPATGRPDPVEMIERLAAENAVVIFSQSTCCMCHAVKQLFCGMGVSPAVHELDLDPLGEELERALSRLLGGGGALPVVFVGGKLVGAIDRVMASHINGTLVPLLKEAGALWL; via the coding sequence ATGCATTATCAAACGGAGTTGTGGGCGTCCACCTACCTGCCGGCAACGGGGCGGCCGGACCCGGTGGAGATGATAGAGAGGCTGGCGGCGGAGAATGCGGTGGTGATATTCAGCCAGAGCACGTGCTGCATGTGCCACGCCGTGAAGCAGCTCTTCTGCGGGATGGGCGTGAGCCCTGCGGTCCACGAGCTCGACCTCGACCCCCTCGGCGAGGAGCTCGAGCGGGCCCTCTCCCGCCTCCTCGGTGGCGGTGGTGCACTTCCGGTGGTCTTCGTTGGCGGGAAGCTTGTCGGGGCAATAGACCGTGTCATGGCCTCGCATATTAACGGCACCCTTGTCCCACTCCTCAAGGAGGCGGGAGCCCTCTGGCTCTGA
- the LOC116215167 gene encoding actin-related protein 2 has protein sequence MDNRNVVVCDNGTGFVKCGFSGENFPTSVFPCVVGRPMLRYEESLTEQELKDVVVGEACADLRNQLDISYPVNNGIVQNWEDMGHVWDHAFYNELKIDPKDCKILLTDPPLNPSKNREKMVETMFEKYNFAGVFIQIQAVLTLYAQGLLTGLVIDSGDGVTHVVPVVDGYSFPHLTKRMNVAGRHITSYLVDLLSRRGYAMNKTADFETVREIKEKLCYISYDYKREYQLGLETTILVKDYTLPDGRIIKVGTERFQAPEALFTPELIDVEGDGMADMVFRCIQEMDIDNRMMLYQHIVLSGGSTMYPGLPSRLEREIQDRYLDFVLKGNKDGLKKLRLRIEDPPRRKHMVYLGGAVLAAIMKDAPEFWISREDYLEEGIACLSKCGQA, from the exons ATGGACAACCGGAACGTCGTCGTCTGCGACAATGGCACCGGC TTTGTCAAGTGCGGTTTCTCCGGTGAAAATTTCCCGACCTCGGTGTTTCCTTGCGTTGTGGGAAGGCCCATGCTTCGGTACGAAGAATCCCTCACGGAACAAGAGCTGAAG GATGTTGTTGTTGGAGAAGCTTGTGCAGACCTGCGGAATCAATTGGATATCTCTTACCCAGTGAATAATGGTATCGTGCAAAACTGGGAAGACATGGGCCACGTGTGGGATCATGCATTTTATAACGAGCTAAAA ATAGACCCAAAGGACTGCAAGATTTTACTGACAGATCCGCCACTCAATCCTTCAAAAAACCGTGAAAAAATG GTTGAAACCATGTTCGAGAAGTACAACTTTGCTGGCGTCTTCATTCAAATCCAAGCTGTTTTAACTTTATATGCTCAAG GTCTGCTGACAGGATTAGTTATTGACTCAGGTGATGGCGTCACTCATGTG GTTCCAGTTGTTGATGGCTATTCATTTCCTCATCTTACCAAGAGAATGAATGTAGCTGGTCGGCATATAACATCGTATCTTGTTGATTTGCTCTCAAGGAGAGG GTATGCAATGAATAAAACTGCTGACTTTGAGACTGTCAGAGAAATTAAAGAGAAGCTATGCTATATCAG TTATGATTACAAGAGAGAATATCAGCTGGGACTCGAGACAACCATTCTTGTAAAGGACTACACT CTTCCGGATGGAAGGATAATAAAAGTTGGCACTGAACGGTTTCAGGCCCCTGAGGCTCTGTTTACCCCT GAACTCATTGATGTTGAAGGTGATGGAATGGCCGACATGGTATTCCGCTGCATCCAGGAAATGGATATTGACAATAGAATGATG CTCTACCAGCACATAGTATTAAGTGGAGGAAGCACAATGTATCCGGGATTACCTAGTCG tctagagagagagatacaGGATCGCTACCTTGACTTCGTTCTGAAGGGTAACAAAGATGGGCTTAAG AAACTTCGGTTACGTATTGAGGATCCTCCAAGAAGGAAGCATATGGTCTACCTCGGTGGAGCTGTGTTGGCTGCGATTATGAAG GATGCTCCCGAGTTCTGGATTAGCAGGGAAGATTATTTGGAAGAAGGAATTGCCTGTCTAAGCAAGTGTGGGCAGGCTTGA